The genomic DNA CGTAACAGCGGCTACCGCCTGGCTCTCTCCGGCGCCATCAAGGCCACCGCCATGCAGGAAGACGACGTAGCCCTGTTCGCCGCCGAATACTTCATGCAGGCCTACCCGCAACAGATGAAAGAACGCTTCAAACTCGATGACCTGCCCGAAGAAGGCGTGCCCTTCCTGGAAACCATCGGCAAACAACGGGGCTGCCTGGGCAGCGGCGGCCACGTGGACTTCGACCGCGCCGCCACCCTGCTGATCAGCGAATACCGCGGCGGCAGACTCGGCCAGCTCACCCTGGAAACCCCGGCCATGGCGGAGAAGGAGCATGTGAAGGTGGCGGAGATTCGCAGACTGAAAGAAGAGGAGAAGGAAGCGAAGAAGAAGGCCAGGAAGGCGGCGTATAAGGCGAAGGGGCATCAGGGAAATCAGTAAGAGACTGGGTCACCAATACACTTGTCGAAGATAATTGCTAGCCCCGAGCAATCACACACCAGTGCAACGGAAGTAATTGCCCGCTCGACATCAGACAATGCTTCGTCGTCTTCGATGTTCAGGCGGTTTTCAGGGCATCACTCTCGGGGTAACAATATCCATTCTGGACGACCCCGTATTTATCCATTTCAGGCTTTCGCTTTAACCGGACGGCTGTGGGCAAGGACTGCTGCTTTGCGCGACGTGAATCTCACATCACCGTCCTTCACGGTGAAGCCTTCCAGGCGCAAGCTGGCCGCGTAGTTGGCCCGCCGAACCTTGGCAAAATAGGCTTTTTTTGCTTCCAGTGAGGGAGAAGACATTAAGCACCTTTGACCAGTTAACATACTGAAATTATAGGAAAAATAGACCACCATACTACATTTCAGTCACCTGAGAGCTGACTCCTTTATTAATCAGGAACTTTTATAAATAACGCTGGCTTCTTATCTCTCTCATCCAATAACGCAAACGAACTCTCCTACAACTCTGTAACTCAAGGCCTCATCATCATTTAATATAATTGAATTAAAGTCTTCATCGTCAGAGTTGGGGCTTAATTCAATCCGTGAGTGCCTCCAACCTTTCTCATCTTCTAGCTTGAAGCTTTCGTATACCTTGATGGTGTACCTTGATCCAGTCTCTGCATCAACGCTATCAATACACTCAACCAGTACAGTCTTACCATTACGCGATCCGCCCTGGTCTTGCCGAAACAAGCAGAGGGCTCCATTCGGAATAACACGGTTCATGGATTCCCCCATGACTCGGCAGGCGAACATCCCCTCTTTCAGGATCACTCCATCCGGCACAGGCACCAAACTTTCATGTTGGACATTCTGTAGGTCACTGAATCCACCAGCAGCAGCCTGAAGATCAACTAATGGCACAGCATTTTCATAGGGAACAAGCGATTCGACATTACCATCCTGAGCGACAACCTTCCCGGAATGCATGGGAATAAATCGCTTTAAATACTCCTGAAGATCGGGATCACATGCATAAACAAATGTGCCCCTTATCCCTCTAAGCATCATCGTTCTATAGATATTGATAATATATTGTTTCAGCTCTTCTGGGTCCTTGATTCCTTGACCGCCAGTACGATCAAAATAATTGGCTTTATCAATAACAATTGATTCATTCACCTTGTCGTATCGAATCTCTTTACCAAAGATTATGCCTGCGTAGTTCAGGTCATAACCTTGTGTGGTATGGATACAACCAACCTCCATGTATGAATCTTTTCTGTTAATCCAATCAGTGTTGGTGCTATTCCAGCGAAGGCTTAAACCATCAATTTCAATATCAAATGCTTCATTGTCTTTCTTTGAAGCCCATGGCCATGAATAACCTGCGACGAGCCTAGAA from Alcanivorax sp. includes the following:
- a CDS encoding YhfG family protein is translated as MVVYFSYNFSMLTGQRCLMSSPSLEAKKAYFAKVRRANYAASLRLEGFTVKDGDVRFTSRKAAVLAHSRPVKAKA